TTATGGAAGTGTCTTCGCCTTTACCTTTTATTATGGGTGACAGAAATGCCCTCCGACAGGTTTTTGTAAATATCATACACAATGCAATGGATGCTACCGAAGGGAGAACAGATGCGACAATATGGCTGCGGACAAAACTGGCCAACAATCTGGTGGTTGTTGAGATAGATGACAATGGAACGGGTATCCCTGCTTCGATCATTGATAGGATTTTTGAACCATTTTTTACAACAAAAGAGCCTAAAAAAGGTACAGGGCTCGGTCTTTTCCTGTGTTATGATCTTGTGAACGACATGGGAGGGACTGTCAAGGCAAAAAGTAAGCCCGGATACAGAACAACATTCACCATTTCTTTCCCGGCACTAAAAATTTAGAAGGATGAACAAAGATGATCCGTGTTCTGATTGTAGACGATGAAACAAGGCTTGTTGATGCCTTTACGGTGCATTTAACCGAAGAGGGAATGAAAATATTTACTGCGTCCAGTGCGCGGGAGGCCCTTTCTGTATTGAAGAAAGAGAACATTGATGTTGTGGTTCTCGATATACGGCTTCCCGACACTGATGGTGTCGAACTGCTTTTGAAACTTAAGCAGATGGAACCCACTACAGAAGTGATAATGCTTACCGGCTTTGCATCAGTAGCCACAGCCATTCGATCCATGAAACTCGGCGCCTATGATTATCTGACCAAGCCATGTAAAATGTCGGAGCTTTCCAGCGTAATTTCAAGGGCGTATGAAAAAAAGATGCTGCAGGTAAAAACTATCGTGCTGGAAGAACATCTCCACAGGATGGGGATTCACGACGACTTTGTCGGGACAAGCAAGGAAATGGAAAAGGTAAGGAATCTCGTCTCGCTGGTGGCCCTTTCTAATGCCCCTGTGCTCGTCCTGGGTGAAACGGGCACAGGAAAAGAACTTGTTGCAAGGGCCATACACGACCTAAGTCCACGATCTCGCCAACCATTTGTTTCCATAAACTCAAGCGCATTACAGGAGACCATGCTTGAGAGCGAGCTCTTCGGGCGTAAAAAAGGGGCATTTACAGGGGCAGATAGTGACAAGCTTGGCCTTCTCGAAATAGCTAATCATGGCACCTTTTTTGTAGACGAAGTGGGCGATATGGGCGTGAGCATCCAGGCAAAGGTTTTACGGGCACTTGAGACGGGTGTATTCAGAAAACTGGGAGACACAAAGGAGACAAAGGTGGATGTCCGCTTCATATTTGCAACCAATAAGGGACTCAAAAGAGAAGTCGAGGAAGGCAAGTTTCGTAAGGATCTCTTTTTCAGGATAAACACCTTTGTTATCAATCTTCCGCCCCTG
The nucleotide sequence above comes from Deltaproteobacteria bacterium. Encoded proteins:
- a CDS encoding sigma-54 dependent transcriptional regulator, giving the protein MIRVLIVDDETRLVDAFTVHLTEEGMKIFTASSAREALSVLKKENIDVVVLDIRLPDTDGVELLLKLKQMEPTTEVIMLTGFASVATAIRSMKLGAYDYLTKPCKMSELSSVISRAYEKKMLQVKTIVLEEHLHRMGIHDDFVGTSKEMEKVRNLVSLVALSNAPVLVLGETGTGKELVARAIHDLSPRSRQPFVSINSSALQETMLESELFGRKKGAFTGADSDKLGLLEIANHGTFFVDEVGDMGVSIQAKVLRALETGVFRKLGDTKETKVDVRFIFATNKGLKREVEEGKFRKDLFFRINTFVINLPPLREKREDIPLLINYFVNKFTKGGRKKRFSQGAIDILTAYEWPGNVRELANVVERSVLISSHREEIVADDLSEGLKNEVSCIIDTEKPQSEGRILTLARMEDEYIQSVLSSVKGNKSRAARLLGISRKNLYDKIGASLGETDKEPED